A genomic stretch from uncultured Pseudodesulfovibrio sp. includes:
- the rpmG gene encoding 50S ribosomal protein L33, producing MRVNIQLQCTECKRKNYATQKNKKNTTGRLEVSKYCPWDKKHTVHRESK from the coding sequence ATGCGCGTCAATATTCAGCTGCAGTGCACCGAGTGCAAGCGTAAGAACTACGCAACGCAGAAGAACAAGAAGAACACTACCGGACGTTTGGAAGTGAGCAAGTATTGTCCTTGGGACAAGAAGCACACTGTCCACAGAGAGTCCAAGTAG
- a CDS encoding tRNA-dihydrouridine synthase family protein: MNMFTITPDSPWLAPLAGYSDLPFRLLSKQYGCGVGCSEMVSVKGLAFKNAGTRRLLATCPEDDPMVLQLFGAEAEYFEPVMEKLVGMGYRNFDLNAGCPVRKVLKSGSGVKLMEDLDKLVNLADIMVKKAAEHPSGGRVGVKFRLGFNKGEEVFIDLAKRLENIGVDWVTMHPRYGKQMFAGSANWTKLAELKKAVSIPVVGSGDLFTAEDGVRCIEETGIDAIMFARGALYDPSIFARYVALRQGKELPVRDGEFLAGIVREHIRLTRLYEGDGRSFRKIRSIIPRYAKGLRGIRVLRASLLECENWEDLENAASVIADMEQASNISDKPEVDEICQ; this comes from the coding sequence ATGAATATGTTCACCATCACTCCCGACTCTCCTTGGCTCGCACCCCTGGCCGGTTATTCCGACCTTCCCTTCCGTCTGCTGTCCAAACAATATGGCTGCGGCGTCGGTTGCTCTGAAATGGTTTCAGTCAAGGGATTGGCCTTTAAAAATGCCGGAACCCGTCGGCTGCTTGCCACCTGTCCCGAGGACGACCCCATGGTCCTCCAACTTTTTGGAGCGGAAGCAGAATACTTTGAACCGGTCATGGAAAAACTGGTCGGCATGGGCTATCGCAATTTCGATCTCAACGCCGGATGCCCTGTCCGCAAGGTCCTCAAATCCGGTTCCGGTGTCAAACTCATGGAAGACCTCGACAAGCTGGTCAACCTGGCAGACATCATGGTCAAAAAAGCGGCAGAACATCCAAGCGGCGGCAGGGTGGGCGTCAAATTTCGTCTCGGCTTCAATAAAGGTGAAGAAGTATTCATTGATCTCGCCAAACGGCTGGAGAATATCGGCGTGGACTGGGTGACCATGCACCCGCGCTACGGCAAGCAGATGTTCGCAGGATCAGCCAACTGGACAAAACTCGCCGAGCTCAAAAAAGCCGTATCCATCCCAGTCGTCGGTTCAGGCGACCTGTTCACGGCAGAAGATGGCGTGCGCTGCATAGAAGAAACCGGCATTGATGCCATCATGTTCGCACGAGGAGCACTCTACGATCCATCCATATTCGCTAGGTACGTCGCCCTGCGACAGGGCAAGGAACTCCCAGTACGCGACGGCGAATTCCTGGCCGGAATCGTCCGGGAGCACATCCGCCTCACTCGCCTTTATGAAGGCGACGGACGATCTTTCCGCAAGATCCGATCCATCATTCCACGCTATGCCAAGGGACTCCGGGGCATTCGAGTCCTCCGAGCCTCATTGCTTGAATGCGAAAACTGGGAAGATCTGGAAAATGCGGCCAGCGTCATCGCAGACATGGAACAGGCAAGCAATATTTCTGATAAACCGGAAGTTGACGAAATTTGCCAATAG
- the rplA gene encoding 50S ribosomal protein L1, producing the protein MPKHGKKYRNAVGERDTATRVGVEEGVKVAVEGAFAKFDETVDVAINLGVDPKYSDQMIRGAVSLPNGLGKDIRVAVFCKGEKENEAKEAGADFYGSDDLVEKIQGGWLDFDKAVATPDMMAVVGKIGRVLGPRGLMPNAKTGTVTMDVAKAVTELKAGKVEFKVDKAGVLHAPIGKVSFGPEKLLENLKALLDAVMRMKPSSAKGTYMKALAVSSTMGPGIKIDPLTVRKFLEV; encoded by the coding sequence ATGCCTAAGCATGGAAAAAAATACCGTAACGCCGTCGGTGAACGTGACACCGCCACGCGAGTCGGTGTCGAGGAAGGCGTCAAAGTTGCAGTCGAAGGTGCATTTGCAAAATTCGACGAAACTGTTGATGTCGCTATCAACCTCGGCGTTGATCCCAAGTACTCTGATCAGATGATCCGTGGTGCAGTCAGTCTGCCCAACGGACTCGGCAAGGATATTCGCGTTGCCGTTTTCTGTAAGGGTGAAAAGGAAAATGAGGCCAAGGAAGCCGGTGCTGATTTCTACGGTTCCGATGACTTGGTTGAAAAAATTCAGGGTGGCTGGCTTGACTTCGATAAAGCTGTCGCGACTCCTGACATGATGGCTGTTGTCGGTAAGATTGGTCGTGTGCTGGGTCCTCGCGGACTTATGCCTAACGCCAAGACCGGTACTGTCACCATGGATGTAGCCAAGGCTGTCACTGAACTCAAGGCCGGTAAGGTCGAGTTCAAGGTTGACAAGGCCGGTGTGCTGCACGCTCCCATCGGTAAGGTCTCTTTTGGACCGGAAAAGCTTCTTGAGAACCTCAAGGCGCTTTTGGATGCCGTCATGCGCATGAAGCCGTCCTCTGCAAAGGGTACGTACATGAAAGCACTGGCTGTTTCCTCGACCATGGGACCTGGTATCAAAATCGATCCCCTGACTGTCAGGAAATTCCTGGAAGTCTAA
- the rplK gene encoding 50S ribosomal protein L11, with protein sequence MAKKELGKIKLQIPAGSANPSPPVGPALGQHGVNIMEFCKAFNAKTQDQKGLIIPVVITVYQDRSFDFITKTPPAAVLLLKAAKLEKGSGEPNKEKVGKVTKAQIQEIAELKMVDLNANDIENAMLQIEGTARSMGIEVKG encoded by the coding sequence ATGGCCAAGAAAGAATTAGGAAAGATTAAACTGCAGATTCCCGCTGGCAGTGCAAACCCCTCCCCGCCGGTCGGTCCGGCTTTGGGTCAGCACGGCGTCAACATCATGGAATTCTGTAAGGCGTTTAACGCCAAGACGCAGGACCAGAAAGGCCTGATTATCCCGGTTGTCATTACCGTATATCAGGACCGTTCCTTCGACTTCATCACCAAGACTCCTCCTGCAGCAGTGCTGCTGCTCAAGGCCGCAAAGCTGGAGAAAGGTTCTGGTGAACCCAACAAAGAAAAGGTCGGCAAGGTCACCAAGGCTCAGATCCAGGAGATCGCCGAACTGAAAATGGTTGATTTGAACGCCAATGACATTGAGAACGCCATGCTTCAGATCGAGGGCACAGCCCGCAGCATGGGTATCGAAGTCAAGGGTTAA
- the rplL gene encoding 50S ribosomal protein L7/L12 has translation MADITKEQVVEFIGNMTVLQLSEFIKELEDVFGVEAAAPAAAVIAAPAADGAAEADEQTEFDVVLKGAGGNKIAVIKAVRAITGLGLKEAKALVDEAPKALKEGVSKDEADEAAKQLEEAGAEVEVK, from the coding sequence ATGGCTGATATCACCAAAGAACAAGTTGTCGAATTCATCGGTAACATGACCGTACTGCAACTGTCTGAATTCATCAAAGAACTGGAAGACGTCTTCGGCGTAGAAGCTGCTGCTCCTGCTGCTGCTGTCATCGCCGCTCCCGCAGCCGATGGTGCTGCTGAAGCTGACGAGCAGACTGAATTCGACGTCGTCCTGAAGGGCGCTGGCGGCAACAAGATTGCCGTTATCAAGGCTGTCCGCGCTATCACCGGTCTGGGTCTGAAAGAAGCTAAGGCTCTTGTCGACGAAGCTCCTAAAGCCCTGAAAGAGGGTGTTTCCAAGGACGAAGCTGACGAAGCCGCCAAGCAGCTTGAAGAAGCTGGCGCCGAAGTTGAAGTTAAGTAA
- the tuf gene encoding elongation factor Tu yields MGKAKFERSKPHVNIGTIGHIDHGKTTLTAAITKLAAMAGNGEFIAFDEIDKAPEEKERGITIATAHVEYETDNRHYAHVDCPGHADYIKNMITGAAQMDGAILVCAATDGPMPQTREHILLARQVGVPAMVVFMNKCDMVDDEELLELVEMEIRELLDKYEFPGDDIPVIQGSALKALECESVDDEAAKPIFELLAACDSYIPEPERDIDMPFLMPVEDVFSISGRGTVITGRVERGVVTVGEEIEIVGIKDTIKTTCTGVEMFRKLLDQGQAGDNVGLLIRGVKREEVERGQVAAKPGSINPHTKFKAEVYVLSKDEGGRHTPFFSGYRPQFYFRTTDITGVVTLDDGVEMVMPGDNATFNVEMIAPIAMEVGLRFAIREGGRTVGAGVVTEIVE; encoded by the coding sequence ATGGGTAAAGCTAAATTTGAACGGAGCAAGCCTCACGTCAACATTGGTACCATTGGCCACATTGACCATGGTAAAACCACTTTGACAGCTGCCATCACCAAGCTGGCTGCTATGGCTGGCAACGGCGAGTTCATCGCTTTTGATGAAATCGACAAGGCTCCTGAAGAAAAAGAGCGTGGCATCACCATCGCTACCGCTCACGTCGAATACGAGACCGACAACCGTCACTACGCACACGTAGACTGCCCCGGTCACGCCGACTACATTAAGAACATGATCACTGGTGCTGCCCAGATGGACGGCGCTATCCTGGTCTGCGCAGCCACTGACGGTCCCATGCCTCAGACTCGTGAGCACATCCTGCTCGCTCGTCAGGTTGGTGTGCCCGCCATGGTCGTTTTCATGAACAAATGCGACATGGTCGACGACGAAGAGCTGCTTGAGCTGGTTGAAATGGAAATTCGTGAACTGCTTGACAAGTACGAATTCCCCGGCGACGACATTCCGGTCATTCAGGGTTCCGCTCTGAAAGCCCTCGAGTGCGAATCCGTTGATGATGAAGCTGCAAAGCCCATTTTCGAGCTGCTCGCTGCCTGTGACTCCTACATCCCCGAGCCCGAGCGCGACATTGATATGCCGTTCCTCATGCCCGTTGAGGATGTCTTCTCCATCTCTGGCCGTGGTACCGTTATCACTGGTCGTGTAGAGCGCGGTGTCGTCACCGTTGGTGAAGAAATCGAAATCGTCGGCATCAAGGATACCATCAAGACCACCTGCACTGGTGTCGAGATGTTCCGCAAATTGCTCGACCAGGGCCAGGCCGGTGATAACGTCGGTCTCCTGATTCGCGGCGTGAAGCGTGAAGAAGTTGAACGTGGACAGGTTGCTGCAAAGCCCGGTTCCATCAACCCGCACACCAAGTTCAAGGCAGAGGTCTACGTCCTCTCCAAAGACGAAGGTGGACGTCACACCCCGTTCTTCTCCGGCTACCGTCCGCAGTTCTACTTCCGTACAACTGACATCACCGGCGTTGTCACTCTTGACGACGGTGTCGAAATGGTTATGCCCGGCGATAACGCCACTTTCAATGTCGAGATGATCGCACCCATCGCCATGGAAGTCGGTCTGCGCTTCGCTATTCGCGAAGGTGGCCGTACCGTCGGTGCCGGTGTCGTCACCGAAATCGTGGAGTAA
- the rplJ gene encoding 50S ribosomal protein L10: MKRQEKAQIIEQLHEKASRASIAVVTDFKGLSVEEMTILRAKCFEVGVDYQVVKNTLARLALKDTDHGELSEHLKENCAVALGYDDPVALAKALADFGKGNKKFSMRFGTLEGQFLDSDGVKELAKMPSKPELLSSVLGTMQAVPRNFVCLFANIERKFLYALTAIKEQKEAA; encoded by the coding sequence ATGAAAAGGCAAGAAAAAGCCCAGATCATCGAGCAGCTGCACGAAAAAGCTTCGCGCGCCAGCATCGCCGTCGTCACTGACTTCAAAGGTCTTTCTGTTGAAGAAATGACCATATTGCGCGCTAAGTGCTTTGAAGTTGGCGTCGACTACCAAGTCGTTAAGAATACCCTGGCCCGGTTGGCTCTCAAGGATACCGATCACGGTGAATTGAGTGAACACTTGAAAGAGAACTGCGCAGTAGCGCTTGGGTACGACGATCCAGTCGCCCTTGCTAAAGCGTTGGCCGATTTTGGCAAGGGGAACAAAAAGTTCTCCATGCGTTTCGGTACTCTGGAAGGCCAGTTTCTTGACAGCGACGGCGTAAAAGAACTCGCGAAGATGCCCAGCAAGCCTGAGCTCTTGAGTTCTGTACTTGGCACAATGCAGGCAGTCCCCCGCAATTTTGTGTGTCTGTTCGCAAACATCGAACGCAAGTTCCTGTATGCCTTGACTGCGATCAAGGAACAGAAAGAAGCTGCGTAA
- the nusG gene encoding transcription termination/antitermination protein NusG: MDATMENASPRGRWYIVHTYSGFEQRVEQTVREMMRTGQDKGLIEEVVMPTEKIVEMVKGERKTSTRKFYPGYIMIKMILTDDSWHLIQSIPRVTGFVGGKNRPTPMRDSEAENILNMMESRQDKPRPKFNFERGDEVRVIDGPFSGFNGVVEEVNYDKGKLKVSVSIFGRQTPVELDFVQVDKG; this comes from the coding sequence ATGGATGCCACAATGGAAAACGCTTCTCCTCGCGGTCGCTGGTACATAGTTCATACCTATTCAGGGTTTGAGCAGCGTGTTGAGCAGACTGTTCGCGAGATGATGCGGACCGGACAAGATAAGGGCCTCATTGAAGAGGTCGTCATGCCTACCGAAAAGATCGTCGAGATGGTCAAAGGTGAGCGCAAGACGTCTACCCGAAAGTTTTATCCGGGCTACATCATGATCAAGATGATCCTGACTGACGACTCCTGGCATCTTATTCAGTCCATTCCGCGTGTTACCGGGTTCGTGGGCGGCAAAAACCGGCCCACTCCTATGCGCGACAGTGAGGCGGAAAACATCCTCAACATGATGGAAAGCCGCCAGGATAAACCCCGTCCCAAGTTCAACTTCGAGCGCGGAGACGAGGTTCGGGTCATTGATGGCCCGTTCAGCGGCTTCAACGGTGTTGTGGAAGAAGTCAATTACGACAAGGGTAAGCTCAAAGTCTCCGTCTCTATTTTCGGGCGTCAGACTCCTGTGGAGCTCGACTTCGTCCAAGTGGACAAGGGATAG
- a CDS encoding ABC transporter substrate-binding protein, producing the protein MHSNISLTRDTMRLIIFIIICINLLLPSPVEAEEIRFMTHNLQGQTYLDMKTGNIRGIKHAGKRSFNLEVVLEMKKMMGNTTRITQVPFARGLEILNTQKSVAFFNVNRTPERRSLYKWVGPLQSEVDYLYGLKKMTNIHTLDAARNVRSICVVNGNAQHMRLFQMGFTNVVTNNSYENCFQMLKNGRVDLAALSELALEATLAKAHIQPSAIHRVPEVLLQSEGYIAFSPDTNDVVISQWQNAFDTMLYSGAYTRLFGLYFNPN; encoded by the coding sequence ATGCATAGCAATATTTCACTCACAAGAGATACTATGCGATTAATCATTTTCATTATAATTTGTATCAATCTACTCCTCCCTTCCCCTGTCGAAGCCGAAGAAATTCGCTTCATGACACATAACCTGCAGGGTCAGACCTACCTCGATATGAAGACTGGAAACATAAGAGGGATCAAGCACGCAGGAAAACGTTCGTTCAATCTCGAGGTTGTCCTTGAGATGAAAAAGATGATGGGCAACACGACTCGAATTACACAAGTCCCATTTGCCCGAGGACTCGAAATACTGAATACACAAAAAAGTGTTGCCTTTTTTAATGTCAACAGGACACCAGAGCGTCGCTCTCTCTATAAATGGGTTGGTCCGCTTCAGTCAGAAGTTGACTATTTATATGGTCTTAAGAAAATGACCAATATTCACACTCTTGATGCAGCACGAAACGTCCGTTCAATTTGCGTAGTTAATGGCAACGCACAACACATGCGCCTCTTTCAAATGGGATTCACCAATGTCGTCACCAACAACAGCTACGAAAACTGTTTCCAAATGTTGAAAAATGGACGAGTTGACCTTGCCGCTTTATCAGAATTGGCTCTAGAGGCCACACTCGCCAAGGCGCACATACAACCGTCCGCTATTCACAGAGTGCCGGAAGTCCTCCTTCAATCAGAAGGATATATCGCCTTTTCACCGGACACAAATGATGTAGTTATCAGCCAATGGCAAAACGCATTTGATACCATGCTCTATTCCGGAGCATATACTCGATTGTTCGGACTCTATTTCAACCCCAATTAA
- the rpoB gene encoding DNA-directed RNA polymerase subunit beta yields MGQLRKKFGKIVNTLPIPHLLELQVDSYNRFLQVDTPPASRGDFGLEGVFRSVFPIEDFNKTASLDFVSYEIGEPKYDVDECISKGLTYETPIRITVRLVVFDVDEETDNRTIRDIKEQDIYFGTLPLMTEKGTYVINGTERVIVNQLQRSPGIIFEHDSGKSHSSRKVLYSSRIIPMRGSWLDFDFDHKDILYVRIDRRRKMPVTILLKAMGLSRTDILDYFYDIESYTLLKTKVQRKVVDEQFRKEEAFADIKIDDKVVVKKGTSITKGAWKKLVKHDVKTIEVDPVSLIGLYLAKDIVDKNGEVLAEAAEEVTVELLEKLRDAKIKELDVLHTRGLDVSSALRDTLLLDKTTDLETAQIEIYRRLRPSSPPTPEIASNFFENLFRSSDYYDLSSVGRYKLNSRLNQEVDLSTRTLTNEDILLAVKELMRLRDTHGPADDIDHLGNRRVRPVGELVENQYRIGLVRMERAIKERMSLQEVATLMPHDLINPKPVAAVLKEFFGTSQLSQFMDQTNPLSEVTHKRRLSALGPGGLTRERAGFEVRDVHTSHYGRICPIETPEGPNIGLIVSLTTYAKVNDYGFIETPYRKVVDKQTTNEITYMDASKEAKEVVAQANAPLDDKGVFINPRVNARLAGDVQLTAAEEVTCMDISPSQTVSISAALIPFLEHDDANRALMGSNMMRQAVPLLQAEEPLVGTDMEGPVARDSGACVLAEEDGVIHFVDAERIIINYDKKVYPNSGGAKHYELQKWHKSNQNSCFGQTPRVQVGQRVKKGAVLADGPGIDHGELALGKNLLVAFMPWCGFNYEDSILISERMVKEDVFTSIHIEEFELVARDTKLGPEEVTRDISNVSEEMLRNLDECGIIRIGARIKPDDIMVGKITPKGETQLTPEEKLLRAIFGDKARDVKNTSLKVPPGISGTIVDVKVFNRRSGDKDDRTKAIEDAELAAFDVKEMKHIASLTTATRDKVWAACEGGKLRKELIGSKKTKLGTVGEVVEREAIDSLPIKKMIGIFDKDINDQIKLIAADYEQQVAFIKNIYDVKREKVTEGDDLPPGVIKMVKVYVAVKRKLSVGDKMAGRHGNKGVVSCILPEEDMPFFDDGTPMDIVLNPLGVPSRMNIGQIMETHLGMAGRKLGQQVTQMMEESGNALKDIREDVKSILDTGDMNELIDTMSDEEFVTALKKLKNGIVAKTPVFDGANEDGIWGWLEKAGLASDGKFILFDGRTGEPFHSRVTVGIMYILKLHHLVDEKIHARSTGPYSLVTQQPLGGKAQFGGQRLGEMEVWALEAYGAAYLLQEFLTVKSDDVQGRVKMYEKIVKGDNFLEAGLPESFNVLVKELMSLGLDVTLHYEDRKRPTSAPVAPAAMKPLVD; encoded by the coding sequence ATGGGTCAACTGAGAAAAAAATTCGGCAAAATCGTCAACACGCTCCCCATCCCGCACCTGCTGGAACTCCAGGTGGATTCGTACAATCGTTTCCTCCAGGTGGATACCCCGCCTGCCAGTCGCGGAGACTTTGGACTCGAGGGCGTGTTCCGTTCCGTGTTTCCCATTGAAGATTTCAACAAGACCGCTAGCCTTGATTTCGTATCTTATGAAATCGGCGAACCAAAATACGACGTCGATGAGTGCATCTCGAAAGGCCTGACCTACGAGACACCCATACGTATCACCGTCCGTCTCGTAGTTTTTGACGTGGATGAAGAGACTGACAACCGTACGATTCGCGATATCAAGGAACAGGACATTTACTTCGGAACGCTTCCGCTGATGACTGAAAAGGGAACGTATGTCATCAACGGCACTGAACGTGTCATTGTCAACCAGCTTCAGCGTTCACCTGGTATCATTTTTGAACATGATTCCGGTAAGTCTCACTCCAGCCGTAAGGTGCTTTATTCAAGCCGTATTATTCCCATGCGCGGCTCCTGGCTGGATTTTGATTTCGATCATAAGGACATTCTGTATGTCCGCATCGACCGTCGCAGGAAGATGCCAGTCACCATACTGCTCAAGGCTATGGGGCTTTCGCGTACAGATATTCTTGACTATTTCTACGACATTGAATCCTACACTTTGCTCAAGACCAAAGTGCAGCGCAAGGTCGTGGACGAGCAGTTCCGTAAGGAAGAAGCTTTTGCCGATATCAAGATCGACGACAAGGTCGTGGTCAAGAAAGGCACCAGTATCACCAAGGGTGCATGGAAGAAGCTTGTCAAGCATGATGTCAAGACAATTGAGGTTGATCCGGTTTCACTGATCGGACTGTACTTGGCAAAGGATATCGTCGACAAGAATGGCGAAGTTCTGGCCGAGGCAGCTGAAGAAGTGACTGTGGAACTCCTTGAGAAGCTTCGCGATGCAAAGATCAAAGAACTCGACGTGCTGCATACTCGCGGCCTGGATGTTTCTTCGGCATTGCGCGATACGCTTCTTCTCGACAAGACGACGGATCTGGAAACTGCACAGATAGAAATCTATCGTAGGTTGCGTCCCAGTTCTCCTCCCACGCCCGAAATTGCGTCCAACTTCTTTGAGAATTTGTTCCGCTCTTCCGATTATTATGACCTGTCCAGCGTGGGACGTTACAAGCTGAACTCCCGACTGAACCAGGAAGTGGATCTGTCCACTCGCACTTTGACCAACGAGGATATCCTTCTCGCAGTCAAGGAACTCATGCGACTCAGAGACACCCACGGTCCGGCTGACGATATCGACCACTTGGGCAACCGTCGTGTTCGCCCTGTGGGCGAGTTGGTTGAGAATCAGTATCGCATCGGTCTCGTCCGCATGGAGCGCGCCATTAAGGAACGCATGTCCTTGCAGGAAGTTGCCACTTTGATGCCTCATGATCTGATTAACCCCAAGCCTGTCGCCGCAGTGCTGAAAGAGTTCTTTGGAACCTCTCAGCTCAGTCAGTTCATGGACCAGACCAACCCGCTTTCCGAAGTCACGCATAAGCGTCGTCTGTCCGCACTTGGACCCGGCGGCCTGACTCGTGAGCGTGCTGGCTTTGAAGTACGCGATGTGCACACCTCTCACTACGGTCGTATTTGCCCCATTGAAACGCCTGAAGGACCGAACATTGGTCTGATCGTTTCATTGACCACTTACGCAAAGGTGAACGATTACGGTTTTATTGAGACTCCGTATCGTAAGGTCGTGGACAAGCAGACTACCAATGAAATTACATATATGGACGCTTCTAAGGAAGCCAAGGAAGTGGTGGCCCAGGCCAACGCCCCCCTGGATGACAAGGGTGTGTTCATCAATCCGCGTGTCAACGCACGTTTAGCAGGTGATGTTCAGCTGACCGCAGCCGAGGAAGTCACCTGCATGGACATCAGTCCGAGCCAGACGGTTTCGATCTCGGCTGCGCTGATTCCCTTCTTGGAACACGATGACGCCAACCGCGCGCTCATGGGTTCCAACATGATGCGTCAGGCTGTGCCTCTTCTTCAGGCTGAGGAGCCTCTCGTCGGAACCGATATGGAAGGTCCGGTCGCCCGCGACTCTGGTGCCTGTGTATTGGCCGAAGAAGACGGTGTTATCCATTTTGTGGATGCCGAACGCATTATCATTAATTATGACAAGAAAGTTTACCCGAATTCCGGTGGTGCCAAGCATTACGAATTGCAGAAATGGCACAAATCCAACCAGAACTCCTGCTTTGGTCAGACTCCCCGCGTACAGGTGGGGCAGCGCGTCAAGAAGGGTGCAGTTCTGGCGGACGGTCCCGGAATCGATCATGGTGAACTCGCTCTTGGTAAGAACCTGCTTGTCGCGTTCATGCCGTGGTGCGGTTTTAACTATGAAGACTCCATCCTCATTTCCGAGCGTATGGTTAAGGAAGACGTGTTCACCTCGATTCATATTGAGGAATTCGAATTGGTCGCCCGTGACACCAAGCTTGGACCCGAAGAAGTGACCCGTGATATATCCAACGTTTCTGAAGAAATGCTTCGGAACCTGGATGAGTGCGGTATCATTCGCATCGGTGCGCGTATCAAGCCTGATGACATCATGGTTGGTAAGATCACGCCCAAGGGTGAGACGCAGCTGACCCCGGAAGAAAAACTCCTTCGTGCTATCTTTGGTGACAAGGCTCGCGATGTGAAAAACACCTCTTTGAAGGTGCCGCCGGGAATCTCCGGTACCATCGTTGACGTCAAGGTCTTCAACCGTCGCTCCGGCGATAAGGATGACCGCACCAAGGCGATTGAAGATGCAGAGCTTGCAGCCTTCGATGTCAAGGAAATGAAGCATATCGCTTCCTTGACGACTGCTACCCGCGATAAAGTCTGGGCTGCCTGTGAAGGTGGAAAGCTCAGGAAAGAACTGATTGGTTCCAAGAAGACGAAGCTTGGTACAGTCGGTGAGGTGGTAGAACGCGAAGCAATCGACTCACTCCCCATAAAGAAGATGATCGGTATATTCGACAAGGATATTAATGATCAGATTAAGCTGATCGCTGCCGATTACGAGCAGCAGGTCGCATTTATAAAGAATATCTATGATGTCAAGCGCGAGAAAGTCACCGAAGGTGACGATCTGCCTCCGGGCGTCATTAAGATGGTCAAGGTTTATGTCGCCGTGAAGCGTAAGCTGAGCGTGGGTGACAAAATGGCTGGCCGTCACGGTAACAAGGGTGTCGTGTCCTGCATTCTTCCTGAAGAAGATATGCCGTTCTTTGACGATGGCACCCCCATGGATATCGTTCTGAACCCGCTTGGTGTTCCCTCCCGTATGAATATCGGGCAGATCATGGAAACCCACCTGGGTATGGCTGGTCGTAAACTCGGTCAGCAGGTTACTCAGATGATGGAAGAGAGCGGCAACGCACTCAAGGACATTCGTGAGGACGTCAAATCCATCCTTGATACTGGTGACATGAATGAACTCATCGACACTATGAGTGATGAAGAGTTCGTGACAGCGCTCAAGAAACTGAAGAATGGTATCGTCGCCAAGACGCCTGTTTTCGACGGCGCCAATGAAGACGGTATCTGGGGCTGGCTCGAAAAGGCCGGACTCGCTTCCGACGGTAAGTTCATCTTGTTTGATGGTCGTACCGGCGAACCGTTCCACAGCCGTGTCACTGTCGGCATCATGTATATTCTGAAACTGCATCACCTGGTTGACGAGAAGATTCACGCCCGGTCCACTGGCCCTTACTCTCTCGTTACGCAGCAACCTTTGGGCGGTAAGGCCCAATTTGGTGGCCAGCGTCTGGGTGAGATGGAAGTCTGGGCACTTGAGGCCTATGGCGCCGCCTATCTTCTGCAGGAATTCCTCACCGTCAAGTCTGACGATGTGCAGGGCCGCGTGAAGATGTACGAGAAAATCGTCAAGGGCGATAACTTCCTGGAAGCCGGTCTGCCGGAATCCTTCAACGTTCTGGTCAAGGAACTCATGTCGCTGGGTCTGGATGTGACTCTGCATTATGAAGACCGCAAGCGTCCTACATCGGCTCCCGTTGCTCCTGCAGCGATGAAGCCTTTGGTGGACTAA
- the secE gene encoding preprotein translocase subunit SecE, translating into MARKKSKKVSEKQAAQAQATGPMGKIKELIQFFEESKVEIKKVVWPSRKETVTTCIAVLVVSVVIAIYLGVVDLAFSKIVETVLS; encoded by the coding sequence ATGGCCAGGAAAAAAAGCAAAAAGGTCTCTGAAAAGCAGGCCGCACAGGCTCAGGCAACCGGTCCGATGGGCAAAATCAAAGAGCTGATTCAGTTCTTTGAAGAGTCCAAGGTCGAGATCAAGAAGGTAGTCTGGCCCTCCCGCAAGGAGACAGTCACCACTTGCATCGCGGTGTTGGTCGTCTCTGTGGTCATAGCTATTTACCTGGGTGTGGTGGACTTGGCGTTTTCCAAGATCGTCGAGACCGTCCTGTCCTAG